The following proteins are co-located in the Candidatus Neomarinimicrobiota bacterium genome:
- a CDS encoding ectonucleotide pyrophosphatase/phosphodiesterase: MKKIKFALLTLIILALAGIVITCSSNPYVQEIPKEQYVVMLSLDGCRWDYPQMADMPNLESIARRGVKLESLQPSFPSKTFPNHYSIATGLYPDHHGIVQNSFYDPNMDAYYKIRDREAVENGDFYGGEPIWVTAEMQGLKTASFFWVGSEAPVKGVYPSRWKRYDHNFPYEARVDSVIAWLQLPKSERPRLITWYYPEPDGVGHRYSPESQEVIDQVEYLDSLIGDFLTKLAKLPIADQVNVIVTSDHGMARISGDKAIYFDDYLQTTWLDTSLGSNPVWMFDAKEGFVDSVYLNLKRVDHLQVWKKDSIPENLHYGCNPRVMDIVATPDINWSIGWRKRELPPDFVGGTHGYDPHYKEMHAIFYAAGPAFKTGFVHPQVENVNIYPLIAKILDLKPAKTDGKLENISRILKPKLLLDD, from the coding sequence ATGAAAAAGATTAAATTTGCACTTCTTACCCTGATCATCCTGGCCTTGGCCGGTATTGTCATCACTTGCAGCAGCAATCCGTACGTTCAAGAAATTCCGAAAGAACAGTACGTTGTGATGCTCTCCCTGGATGGGTGTCGTTGGGATTATCCCCAGATGGCCGATATGCCCAATCTGGAATCCATTGCTCGCCGGGGTGTGAAATTGGAGTCGTTACAACCTTCCTTTCCCAGTAAAACCTTTCCCAATCACTATAGTATTGCCACAGGACTTTACCCGGATCATCATGGAATTGTCCAAAATTCATTCTATGACCCCAACATGGATGCGTACTATAAAATTCGAGATCGTGAAGCAGTAGAGAATGGTGATTTTTATGGTGGTGAGCCAATTTGGGTAACCGCCGAAATGCAAGGACTTAAAACAGCCTCTTTCTTCTGGGTGGGTAGCGAAGCACCGGTAAAAGGTGTTTATCCTTCTCGCTGGAAACGATACGATCACAATTTCCCATACGAAGCCAGGGTCGATAGTGTCATAGCCTGGCTGCAATTACCAAAATCCGAACGACCCCGCCTGATTACCTGGTATTACCCAGAGCCAGATGGTGTCGGTCATCGCTATAGTCCGGAAAGTCAGGAAGTGATAGATCAGGTAGAGTACCTTGACAGTTTGATCGGTGATTTTCTCACAAAATTGGCAAAATTACCCATCGCCGATCAGGTCAATGTTATCGTGACTTCAGATCATGGCATGGCCCGCATTTCAGGTGATAAAGCCATTTATTTTGATGACTATCTCCAGACTACCTGGCTGGATACCTCATTAGGCTCAAATCCAGTGTGGATGTTTGATGCCAAAGAGGGTTTTGTTGACTCTGTTTATCTAAACCTTAAACGGGTTGACCATCTGCAAGTCTGGAAAAAAGACAGCATCCCTGAGAATCTCCATTACGGTTGTAATCCCCGAGTTATGGATATAGTCGCTACTCCGGATATCAACTGGAGTATTGGCTGGCGTAAGCGTGAATTACCGCCAGATTTTGTAGGTGGCACCCACGGTTATGATCCCCATTATAAAGAAATGCATGCCATCTTTTATGCAGCTGGTCCGGCTTTTAAAACTGGCTTTGTGCATCCTCAGGTTGAAAATGTGAACATTTATCCGCTTATTGCCAAGATTCTTGATCTGAAACCAGCCAAGACTGATGGTAAGCTTGAGAATATAAGCCGAATACTGAAACCTAAACTGCTGCTGGATGACTAG